In one Massilia endophytica genomic region, the following are encoded:
- a CDS encoding glycoside hydrolase family 127 protein: MKPAVSPFPAPSQVQLQGLLGEALDANLRGRLSHFIEDEHSPAIALFSPEHKCCNHEGDWYGEHAGKWLYAAARAASRSADSAIPLHVQRVADYLVSVQEADGYLGTYAPERRFVQKQPRGPRTWDGAPGKRTWDIWTHSYLIIGLLEVHKYFPNDRYLAAARKIGDLCLQALTSGGIDITELGNHHGMSATILLDPAAELYLRTGEPRYLQLAELIVEQADARPELNLLTQASSGVDAAEIATGKAYQLCWNMVGMAKLHRATGKQQYLDAVRNVWRSVREYHLTLGGGPWGGVAHRSREVFNHHGAFSPYGYIETCSTLAWMQMNRELLAITGEAQFAEEIERSAYNDLLAAQAPNGEDWCYYIFPNGKRVYTTYWRCCKSSGSMALEELPGVAFTQRAADEIAVNIYGPGTASLDTASAGRVLLTQQTAYPADGAVSIAVQPERAGRFTLALRIPSWADGASVMVNGTAAGSARPGEYLRVEREWQAGDVVELSLPMVPRLHRKLSQNTQESLAPDGSPVAQQVMRYEYAAITRGPLVYATGLIDGFKTEETVILAEGDALSMAPDALPQDANGPAIRLKLASRGDLIFVPYYEAGGRRDGTWRLTWLQLAPPL; the protein is encoded by the coding sequence ATGAAACCAGCCGTTTCCCCATTCCCCGCTCCGTCCCAGGTGCAGCTGCAAGGCCTGCTGGGCGAGGCGCTGGACGCCAACCTGCGCGGCCGCCTGTCCCACTTCATCGAAGACGAGCACAGCCCGGCCATTGCCCTGTTCTCGCCTGAGCACAAGTGTTGCAACCATGAAGGCGACTGGTACGGCGAGCATGCCGGGAAGTGGCTGTACGCCGCGGCGCGCGCCGCCAGCCGCAGCGCGGACTCTGCGATCCCGCTGCATGTGCAAAGGGTGGCGGACTATCTGGTGTCTGTGCAGGAAGCGGACGGCTACCTCGGCACCTACGCCCCCGAGCGCCGCTTCGTGCAGAAGCAGCCGCGCGGTCCCCGCACCTGGGATGGCGCGCCGGGCAAACGCACCTGGGACATCTGGACTCACAGCTACCTGATCATCGGCCTGCTGGAGGTGCACAAGTACTTCCCCAATGACCGCTATCTCGCCGCAGCGCGCAAGATCGGCGACCTGTGCCTGCAGGCGCTCACCTCGGGCGGCATCGACATCACGGAGCTGGGCAACCATCACGGCATGTCCGCCACCATCCTGCTCGATCCGGCGGCGGAGCTTTACCTGCGCACCGGCGAGCCGCGCTACCTGCAACTGGCGGAACTGATCGTGGAGCAGGCCGACGCGCGGCCCGAGCTCAATCTGCTGACGCAGGCCTCGAGCGGCGTGGATGCCGCGGAGATCGCCACCGGCAAGGCCTACCAGCTGTGCTGGAACATGGTGGGCATGGCCAAGCTGCACCGCGCTACCGGCAAACAGCAGTACCTGGACGCCGTGCGCAATGTATGGCGCAGCGTGCGTGAATACCACCTGACCCTGGGCGGCGGCCCCTGGGGCGGCGTGGCCCACCGTTCGCGCGAGGTCTTCAACCATCACGGCGCGTTCTCGCCATACGGCTACATTGAAACCTGCTCCACGCTGGCGTGGATGCAGATGAACCGCGAACTGCTTGCCATCACGGGCGAAGCGCAATTCGCCGAGGAGATCGAGCGCTCCGCCTACAACGACCTGCTTGCCGCCCAGGCGCCCAATGGCGAAGACTGGTGCTACTACATCTTCCCGAACGGGAAGCGCGTTTACACGACCTACTGGCGCTGCTGCAAATCCAGCGGCTCCATGGCGCTGGAAGAACTGCCGGGCGTCGCGTTCACCCAGCGCGCTGCCGACGAAATCGCGGTGAATATCTACGGCCCGGGCACCGCTTCGCTGGATACCGCCTCCGCAGGCCGCGTGCTGCTCACCCAGCAGACTGCATATCCGGCCGACGGCGCGGTGAGCATCGCGGTGCAGCCCGAGAGGGCAGGGCGCTTCACGCTCGCGCTGCGGATTCCTTCATGGGCGGATGGCGCCTCGGTAATGGTCAACGGCACGGCGGCAGGCTCCGCGCGGCCGGGCGAATACCTGCGCGTCGAGCGTGAATGGCAGGCGGGCGATGTGGTGGAGCTGTCGCTGCCGATGGTTCCGCGCCTGCACCGCAAATTGAGCCAGAATACCCAGGAATCGCTGGCGCCGGACGGCTCGCCTGTGGCCCAGCAGGTCATGCGTTACGAATACGCGGCCATCACACGCGGCCCGCTGGTGTACGCGACAGGCCTGATCGACGGCTTCAAGACCGAGGAAACGGTGATCCTGGCCGAGGGTGATGCGCTGTCCATGGCCCCCGACGCCTTGCCGCAGGATGCCAACGGCCCCGCCATCCGGCTCAAGCTCGCGTCGCGGGGAGACCTGATCTTCGTGCCTTATTACGAAGCGGGCGGACGGCGCGACGGGACCTGGCGCCTTACCTGGCTCCAGCTCGCCCCGCCGCTCTGA
- a CDS encoding SAM-dependent methyltransferase yields MLIITIKQGKEKSLLSGDPLIYLSAVERVDGKPQERSKQGATALVQTSSRQFLARAAYNAKSQVAARVWTLREDEPVDHAMIKRRVQTAVQLRADGLRDADPQALFPLIDGDRDGLPGLLVHSYGGPQGYLVCQFNAAGVDLWKVAVVQALLKATGCPNVYEYCDPLLRKGEGLPLTRRVLAGEEPPQRLMVRQDGRLVPMDIRTGFTYPR; encoded by the coding sequence ATGCTCATCATCACCATCAAACAGGGCAAGGAAAAAAGCCTGCTCTCCGGCGACCCTTTGATTTATCTCTCCGCCGTCGAAAGGGTCGACGGCAAGCCGCAGGAGCGCAGCAAGCAGGGCGCCACGGCCCTCGTGCAGACCTCGTCGCGCCAGTTCCTGGCCCGCGCGGCCTATAACGCCAAGTCGCAGGTCGCCGCCCGCGTCTGGACCTTGCGCGAGGACGAGCCGGTCGACCACGCGATGATCAAGCGGCGCGTCCAGACCGCCGTGCAGCTGCGGGCCGATGGCCTGCGCGATGCGGACCCGCAGGCGCTGTTTCCGCTGATCGATGGCGACAGGGACGGCCTGCCCGGTCTCCTGGTGCACAGCTACGGCGGCCCCCAGGGCTATCTGGTCTGCCAGTTCAATGCTGCCGGTGTGGATCTGTGGAAGGTGGCCGTGGTGCAGGCGCTTCTCAAGGCTACCGGCTGTCCCAACGTCTACGAATATTGCGACCCTTTGCTGCGCAAAGGCGAAGGGCTTCCCCTCACGCGCCGCGTGCTGGCAGGAGAAGAACCGCCCCAGCGCCTGATGGTGCGCCAGGATGGCAGGCTGGTGCCGATGGACATCCGCACAGGCTTCACCTATCCGCGCTGA
- a CDS encoding glutathione S-transferase family protein has protein sequence MTITITAFERSPDGGMGLARDTRVRWALEEAGLAYEVRPVSFAAMKEPAHLALHPFGQIPTFEEGDLALFESGSIILHIASRHPGLLPEDENARARAITWMFAALNTVEPPILEIVIAKFIEGDKPWSQERMPLIKGRIRTRLNQLSARLGDAEWLDRNFSAGDLLMVSVLLRARPSGILDEFPSLAAYVARGEARPAYKRAFADQLAFNTARH, from the coding sequence ATGACTATCACTATTACTGCCTTTGAACGCTCGCCCGACGGCGGCATGGGCCTGGCCCGCGATACGCGCGTACGCTGGGCGCTGGAAGAAGCTGGACTGGCCTACGAGGTCCGTCCGGTTTCCTTCGCCGCGATGAAGGAGCCAGCGCACCTGGCCCTTCATCCCTTCGGCCAGATTCCCACCTTCGAAGAAGGCGATCTCGCCCTCTTCGAGTCGGGGTCTATCATCCTGCATATCGCATCGCGCCATCCGGGCCTGCTGCCGGAGGACGAGAATGCGCGGGCGCGGGCCATCACCTGGATGTTCGCCGCACTCAACACGGTGGAGCCGCCGATCCTGGAAATCGTCATCGCCAAGTTCATTGAGGGCGACAAACCCTGGAGCCAGGAACGCATGCCCCTGATTAAGGGCCGCATCCGCACCCGCCTGAACCAGCTCTCGGCGCGGCTGGGCGATGCAGAATGGCTGGACAGGAATTTCAGCGCGGGCGACCTGCTGATGGTGTCGGTGCTGCTCAGGGCAAGGCCGTCGGGCATCCTGGACGAATTCCCCAGCCTGGCCGCGTATGTGGCGCGCGGGGAAGCGCGTCCAGCGTACAAGCGGGCCTTCGCCGACCAGCTGGCGTTCAACACCGCCAGGCACTGA
- a CDS encoding MarR family winged helix-turn-helix transcriptional regulator, producing the protein MSNPEQGSKNTAKLGDFMCFAVYSTNLAYSRVYKPVLEQLGLTYPQYVTIICLWEEDMQTVKGLSEKLFLEPSTLTPMLKRLEAMGYVRRERDTEDERSVRVSLTEAGRQLREKAFDYREITARAAGLTPDEFRTLQKAVVKLRTNLIDAAGSNS; encoded by the coding sequence ATGAGCAACCCAGAGCAAGGGAGCAAAAACACGGCCAAGCTGGGCGACTTCATGTGCTTCGCCGTCTATTCCACCAACCTCGCCTACTCGCGGGTGTACAAGCCGGTGCTGGAGCAACTGGGCCTGACCTACCCGCAGTACGTCACCATCATCTGCCTCTGGGAAGAGGACATGCAGACCGTGAAAGGCCTGAGCGAAAAGCTGTTCCTGGAGCCGAGCACGCTCACGCCGATGCTGAAGCGCCTGGAAGCGATGGGCTATGTGCGCCGCGAGCGCGACACGGAAGACGAACGCAGCGTACGGGTGTCGCTCACCGAGGCGGGACGCCAGCTGCGGGAGAAGGCCTTCGACTATCGGGAGATCACCGCCAGGGCGGCGGGGCTCACACCCGATGAGTTCCGGACCCTGCAAAAGGCCGTGGTCAAGCTGCGTACCAATCTCATCGACGCAGCCGGTTCAAATTCCTGA
- a CDS encoding alpha/beta fold hydrolase — protein sequence MSTHNKPSRIRNLAAAALAASQLAMVDLAQAQTPAQPRTFTAIRQIDAGDLNVGYVDEGPAGGPVVILLHGWPYDIHSYIDVVPLLTKAGYRVIVPHLRGYGSTRFLDRNAVRNGEPAALAADLVALMDALKIDKAVLAGYDWGARTADIVAALWPERVKGLVSVSGYLIGSQEAGKQPLPPSAELQWWYQFYFATDRGQAGYEKNRHDFAKLIWQTASPQWRFDNTTFDRSAAALDNPDHVAITVHNYRWRLGLAAGEAKYAGLEARLAQFPSISVPTITMEGDANGAPHPDPAAYAKRFTGKYKHELISGGIGHNLPQEAPRAFADAVIEVDHL from the coding sequence ATGAGCACACACAACAAGCCTTCCCGGATCCGCAATCTCGCCGCCGCCGCCCTGGCCGCAAGCCAACTCGCCATGGTGGACCTGGCCCAGGCGCAAACGCCGGCCCAGCCGCGCACCTTCACTGCGATCAGGCAGATCGACGCCGGCGACCTGAACGTCGGCTACGTGGATGAAGGCCCCGCCGGCGGACCGGTGGTGATCCTGCTGCACGGCTGGCCCTACGACATCCACAGCTACATCGATGTCGTGCCCCTGCTGACGAAGGCTGGCTACCGCGTGATCGTGCCGCACCTGCGCGGCTATGGCAGCACCCGCTTCCTGGACCGGAATGCCGTACGCAACGGCGAGCCCGCGGCGCTCGCGGCCGACCTGGTCGCGCTGATGGACGCGCTGAAGATCGACAAGGCCGTCCTGGCGGGCTACGACTGGGGCGCGCGCACGGCCGACATCGTTGCCGCCTTGTGGCCCGAGCGCGTAAAGGGCCTGGTCTCGGTAAGCGGCTACCTGATCGGCAGCCAGGAGGCGGGCAAGCAGCCCTTGCCGCCGAGCGCCGAACTGCAATGGTGGTATCAGTTCTATTTCGCCACCGACCGCGGCCAGGCGGGCTATGAGAAGAACCGCCACGATTTCGCGAAGCTGATCTGGCAGACAGCCTCCCCGCAGTGGCGCTTCGATAACACCACCTTCGACCGCAGCGCCGCGGCGCTGGACAATCCCGACCACGTGGCCATCACGGTCCACAACTACCGCTGGCGCCTCGGCCTCGCGGCGGGAGAAGCGAAGTATGCTGGCCTGGAAGCCCGCCTCGCCCAGTTCCCGTCGATTTCCGTGCCCACGATCACGATGGAAGGCGACGCCAACGGCGCGCCGCACCCCGACCCGGCTGCCTATGCCAAGCGCTTCACCGGCAAATACAAGCATGAACTCATCTCGGGCGGCATTGGCCACAACCTGCCGCAGGAAGCGCCGCGCGCCTTTGCCGACGCCGTGATCGAAGTCGACCATCTCTGA
- a CDS encoding alpha/beta fold hydrolase — protein MKKVLQATAASAVFATAFNPAHAAPITAVPGTPAKPTIILVHGAFADSSSWDGVARKLVAKGYPVLSVANPLRGVDADARYAASAIQAVKGPVVLVGHSYGGMVISKAAEGNANVKSLVYVAAFAPEQGETVAGLANRFPGSTLGQALADPVALDGGEDLYIRQDKFHEQFAADVPAAQAALMAASQRPIAVAALEEQTTGTAWKQLPSYFVYGSADRNIPLEALRFMARRAAAKDVVEVKGASHVVMVSHPDAVTKLIEEAAAVR, from the coding sequence ATGAAAAAAGTACTGCAAGCCACCGCCGCCAGCGCGGTCTTTGCCACCGCCTTCAACCCGGCGCATGCCGCGCCCATCACGGCGGTGCCGGGCACGCCCGCCAAACCGACCATCATTCTCGTGCACGGGGCGTTCGCCGATTCGAGCAGCTGGGACGGCGTGGCACGGAAGCTCGTGGCGAAGGGGTACCCCGTGCTGAGCGTCGCCAACCCCCTGCGTGGCGTGGATGCGGACGCCCGCTATGCCGCGAGCGCGATCCAGGCTGTGAAAGGCCCCGTCGTCCTGGTCGGCCACTCCTATGGCGGCATGGTCATCTCCAAGGCGGCGGAGGGCAATGCGAACGTGAAGTCGCTGGTGTATGTGGCGGCCTTCGCGCCGGAGCAGGGCGAGACTGTCGCAGGCCTGGCGAACCGCTTCCCCGGCAGCACGCTGGGCCAGGCCCTGGCCGATCCGGTGGCGCTGGATGGAGGCGAGGATCTCTACATCCGCCAGGACAAGTTCCACGAGCAGTTCGCCGCCGACGTTCCGGCAGCGCAGGCCGCCCTGATGGCTGCTAGCCAGCGCCCGATCGCCGTTGCCGCGCTCGAAGAGCAGACCACCGGCACGGCGTGGAAGCAGTTGCCGTCCTACTTCGTGTACGGCAGCGCGGACCGGAACATTCCCCTCGAAGCCTTGCGCTTCATGGCCAGGCGCGCGGCGGCAAAGGATGTGGTGGAAGTCAAAGGCGCATCCCACGTGGTCATGGTTTCCCACCCGGACGCGGTGACGAAGCTGATCGAAGAAGCAGCGGCAGTTCGGTAA
- a CDS encoding type II toxin-antitoxin system prevent-host-death family antitoxin gives MAITNSIYAKATVSITELRRNPGQVIEEAGDAAVAILNHNRPAAYLVPASVYEQLLDLLEDAELAELARSRRSEATIKVALDEL, from the coding sequence ATGGCGATAACGAATTCGATCTACGCCAAGGCGACGGTAAGCATCACCGAGCTGCGGCGCAATCCCGGCCAAGTGATTGAGGAGGCAGGCGACGCAGCTGTTGCGATACTTAACCACAACCGCCCAGCGGCCTATCTCGTTCCCGCCAGCGTGTACGAGCAACTGCTGGATCTGCTGGAAGACGCCGAGCTCGCTGAGCTGGCGCGCTCCCGCCGCAGCGAGGCAACGATCAAGGTCGCGCTGGATGAGCTATGA
- a CDS encoding type II toxin-antitoxin system RelE family toxin, whose translation MSYELEFTKSALKEWRDLDPGIREQFKKQLHKRLENPHVPSARLHGSGMGDLYKVKLRDAGYRLVYEVLDQRIVVLVLAVAKRDKGLAYHLAERRKRAILPER comes from the coding sequence ATGAGCTATGAACTGGAGTTCACCAAAAGCGCGCTCAAGGAATGGCGTGATCTGGATCCGGGCATAAGAGAGCAATTCAAAAAGCAGCTTCACAAGCGGCTCGAGAATCCCCACGTTCCCTCCGCCCGCCTTCATGGCTCCGGGATGGGAGATCTCTACAAGGTAAAGCTCAGGGATGCAGGCTACCGGCTGGTCTATGAGGTGCTGGACCAGCGTATCGTGGTGCTGGTCCTGGCCGTGGCCAAGCGCGACAAGGGGCTGGCCTACCATCTGGCAGAGCGGCGAAAGCGCGCAATCTTGCCAGAAAGGTAA
- the rplC gene encoding 50S ribosomal protein L3, with protein MSLGLLGRKVGMMRIFTDDGDSIPVTVLDVSNNRVAQIKTPETDGYSAVQVAFGQRRASRVNKAAAGHYAKAGVEAGTLLKEFRVDAAKAAELKAGAVVAASLFEVGQKVDVQGVSIGKGYAGTIKRYNFSSGRATHGNSRSHNVPGSIGMAQDPGRVFPGKRMTGHMGDVTVTTQNLEIARIDAERQLLLVKGAVPGAKNGQVVVSPAVKVKAKKGA; from the coding sequence ATGAGCCTTGGCCTCCTCGGTCGCAAGGTTGGCATGATGCGCATCTTCACGGATGACGGGGATTCGATCCCTGTGACCGTGCTGGACGTATCGAACAACCGTGTTGCGCAAATCAAAACTCCTGAAACGGATGGTTATTCCGCTGTTCAGGTCGCATTCGGTCAGCGTCGCGCTTCCCGCGTGAACAAAGCCGCTGCGGGTCACTACGCTAAAGCTGGTGTGGAAGCCGGTACTCTGCTGAAAGAGTTCCGTGTCGACGCCGCTAAAGCCGCCGAACTGAAAGCTGGCGCCGTTGTCGCCGCCTCCCTGTTCGAAGTTGGTCAGAAAGTCGACGTGCAGGGCGTTTCGATCGGTAAGGGCTATGCCGGTACCATCAAGCGCTACAACTTCTCGTCCGGCCGTGCCACCCACGGTAACTCCCGTTCGCACAACGTACCAGGCTCCATCGGTATGGCGCAGGATCCGGGCCGCGTCTTCCCAGGCAAGCGCATGACCGGTCACATGGGCGACGTCACCGTCACCACCCAGAATCTGGAAATCGCCCGCATCGACGCTGAACGCCAGCTGCTGCTGGTGAAAGGTGCAGTACCAGGCGCGAAAAACGGCCAGGTGGTTGTATCCCCAGCCGTTAAAGTCAAAGCAAAGAAGGGAGCTTAA
- the rplD gene encoding 50S ribosomal protein L4, which translates to MELKLLNAQGQAASNVAAADTVFGRDYNEALIHQVVVAYAANARSGNRKQKDREEVHHTTKKPWRQKGTGRARAGMSSSPLWRGGGRIFPNSPDENFTHKVNKKMYRAGLCSILSQLAREERLVVIEDLALEAPKTKLLSQKLTGMGLDSVLIITDTIQENLELASRNLPNVLVVEPRHADPMSLVFYKKILVTKAALAQIEELLA; encoded by the coding sequence ATGGAACTCAAGCTCTTGAACGCGCAAGGTCAAGCCGCGTCGAACGTGGCAGCCGCTGACACCGTCTTCGGCCGCGACTACAACGAAGCGCTGATCCACCAAGTCGTGGTCGCCTATGCAGCGAACGCCCGCAGCGGCAACCGCAAGCAGAAGGACCGCGAAGAAGTCCACCACACGACCAAGAAGCCATGGCGCCAGAAAGGCACCGGCCGCGCCCGTGCTGGTATGTCGTCCTCGCCACTGTGGCGCGGCGGCGGCCGCATCTTCCCGAACTCGCCTGACGAGAACTTCACCCACAAAGTGAACAAGAAGATGTACCGCGCCGGCCTGTGCTCGATCCTGTCCCAGCTGGCTCGCGAAGAGCGCCTGGTCGTGATCGAAGATCTGGCCCTGGAAGCCCCGAAAACCAAGCTGCTGTCGCAAAAGCTGACCGGCATGGGTCTGGATTCCGTGCTGATCATCACCGACACCATTCAAGAAAACCTGGAGCTGGCTTCCCGCAACCTGCCGAACGTGCTGGTTGTCGAGCCGCGCCACGCAGATCCAATGTCGCTGGTCTTCTACAAGAAGATCCTGGTCACCAAGGCGGCACTGGCACAGATCGAGGAGTTGCTGGCATGA
- the rplW gene encoding 50S ribosomal protein L23, whose amino-acid sequence MSAVKISEERLMKVLLAPVISEKATMVAEKNEQIVFRVAQDATKPEIKAAVELLFKVEVESVQTVNREGKVKRSGRFIGRRNHTKRAFVCLKPGQEINFSEEAK is encoded by the coding sequence ATGAGCGCCGTCAAAATTAGCGAAGAGCGCCTGATGAAGGTGCTGCTGGCGCCGGTCATTTCCGAAAAGGCCACCATGGTCGCGGAAAAGAACGAACAGATCGTGTTCCGTGTTGCACAGGACGCGACCAAGCCAGAAATCAAGGCCGCCGTTGAACTGCTGTTCAAAGTGGAAGTGGAATCGGTGCAGACCGTGAACCGCGAAGGTAAGGTCAAGCGTTCCGGCCGTTTCATCGGTCGCCGCAACCACACCAAGCGCGCTTTCGTGTGCCTGAAGCCCGGCCAGGAAATCAATTTCTCCGAGGAGGCTAAATAA
- the rplB gene encoding 50S ribosomal protein L2, producing the protein MALVKMKPTSPGRRGMVKVVNADLYKGRPFAALVEKKSKTAGRNNNGHITTRHIGGGHKHHYRLVDFKRNKDGIPAKVERIEYDPNRTAHIALLCYADGERAYIIASKGMAVGDTVQNGSEAPIKAGNCLPIRNIPVGTTMHCVEMLPGKGAQMARTAGAGVVLMAREGTYAQVRLRSGEVRRVHIECRATVGEVGNGEHNLRKIGKAGAMRWRGVRPTVRGVVMNPIDHPHGGGEGRTAAGRHPVSPWGQQTKGKKTRSNKRTSSMIVSRRGKK; encoded by the coding sequence ATGGCACTCGTTAAGATGAAGCCAACCTCGCCAGGCCGCCGCGGCATGGTGAAGGTGGTGAACGCCGACCTGTACAAGGGCCGCCCGTTCGCCGCTCTGGTTGAGAAAAAGTCGAAGACCGCCGGCCGTAACAACAACGGCCACATCACCACCCGCCACATCGGCGGTGGCCACAAGCATCACTACCGCCTGGTCGACTTCAAGCGCAACAAGGACGGCATCCCCGCGAAAGTGGAACGCATCGAATACGATCCGAACCGCACCGCGCACATCGCCCTGCTGTGCTACGCCGACGGCGAGCGCGCCTACATCATCGCCTCCAAGGGCATGGCCGTGGGCGACACCGTGCAGAACGGTTCGGAAGCGCCGATCAAGGCCGGCAACTGCCTGCCCATCCGCAACATCCCGGTCGGCACCACGATGCACTGCGTCGAAATGCTGCCAGGCAAGGGCGCCCAGATGGCCCGCACCGCCGGCGCCGGCGTCGTGCTGATGGCCCGCGAAGGCACCTACGCCCAGGTGCGCCTGCGCTCCGGCGAAGTGCGCCGCGTGCACATCGAGTGCCGCGCTACCGTGGGTGAAGTCGGCAACGGCGAGCACAACCTGCGCAAGATCGGCAAGGCCGGCGCCATGCGCTGGCGCGGTGTCCGCCCGACCGTCCGCGGTGTGGTGATGAACCCGATCGACCACCCGCACGGTGGTGGTGAGGGCCGTACCGCCGCTGGTCGTCATCCAGTGTCGCCATGGGGCCAGCAGACCAAGGGCAAGAAGACTCGCAGCAACAAGCGCACTTCTTCGATGATCGTCTCGCGCCGCGGCAAGAAATAA
- the rpsS gene encoding 30S ribosomal protein S19, whose product MTRSLKKGPFCDAHLVKKVEAAQASKDKKPIKTWSRRSTIMPDFIGLTIAVHNGKVHVPVYVSENMVGHKLGEFALTRTFKGHAADKKAKK is encoded by the coding sequence ATGACTCGTTCATTGAAAAAAGGGCCGTTCTGCGACGCCCACCTGGTGAAGAAGGTCGAAGCCGCGCAAGCGTCGAAAGACAAGAAGCCAATCAAAACCTGGTCCCGTCGTTCGACGATCATGCCTGACTTCATCGGCCTGACCATCGCTGTGCACAATGGCAAAGTCCACGTGCCGGTGTATGTGTCCGAGAACATGGTTGGTCACAAGCTCGGCGAATTCGCGCTGACCCGCACCTTCAAGGGCCACGCTGCTGACAAAAAGGCGAAGAAATAA
- the rplV gene encoding 50S ribosomal protein L22: MMETKAILKGVRLSDQKGRLIADLIRGKKVDAALNILQFSPKKGAFIVKKVLESAIANAEHNDGADIDELFVKTIYVEKGPILKRFTARAKGRGDRISKQSCHIYVTVGN; encoded by the coding sequence ATAATGGAAACCAAAGCAATCCTCAAAGGCGTGCGCCTGTCGGATCAAAAAGGTCGCCTGATCGCTGACCTGATCCGTGGCAAGAAGGTTGACGCTGCACTGAACATCCTGCAGTTCAGCCCGAAAAAAGGCGCGTTCATCGTCAAGAAAGTGCTGGAGTCCGCTATTGCGAACGCCGAGCACAACGACGGTGCCGACATCGACGAGCTGTTCGTGAAAACGATCTACGTCGAAAAGGGCCCGATCCTGAAGCGCTTCACCGCGCGTGCAAAGGGCCGTGGCGACCGTATCTCTAAACAATCCTGTCACATTTATGTGACCGTGGGTAATTAA
- the rpsC gene encoding 30S ribosomal protein S3: MGQKIHPTGFRLAVTRNWASRWYATNGNFASMLNEDLKARAYLKKKLKNASVGRIVIERPAKNARFTVYSSRPGVVIGKKGEDIEVLKSDLTKIMGVPVHVNIEEIRKPEIDSQLIADSISQQLEKRIMFRRAMKRAMQNAMRLGALGIKIMSSGRLNGIEIARTEWYREGRVPLHTLKADIDYGTSEASTTYGIIGVKVWVYKGDRSATGEAPVIETPADEKKPRGPRRDDGKPAGRPRPGPGAKPGAPAARRAAKPAAAEKAGE; encoded by the coding sequence ATGGGACAGAAAATTCATCCAACCGGCTTCCGCCTGGCAGTCACCCGTAACTGGGCTTCGCGCTGGTACGCGACCAACGGCAACTTCGCTTCCATGCTGAACGAAGACCTGAAGGCGCGCGCATACCTGAAGAAGAAGCTGAAGAACGCTTCCGTCGGCCGCATCGTCATCGAGCGTCCTGCGAAGAACGCCCGCTTCACCGTGTACAGCTCCCGTCCGGGCGTTGTGATCGGCAAGAAGGGCGAAGACATCGAAGTGCTGAAGTCCGACCTGACCAAGATCATGGGCGTGCCGGTGCACGTCAATATCGAGGAAATCCGCAAGCCGGAAATCGACTCGCAGCTGATCGCCGATTCGATCTCGCAGCAGCTGGAAAAGCGCATCATGTTCCGCCGCGCCATGAAGCGCGCCATGCAGAACGCCATGCGCCTGGGCGCCCTGGGCATCAAGATCATGTCCTCCGGCCGCCTGAACGGCATCGAGATCGCCCGCACCGAATGGTACCGCGAAGGCCGCGTGCCTCTGCATACCCTGAAGGCGGACATCGACTACGGCACCTCCGAAGCGTCCACCACCTACGGCATCATCGGTGTCAAGGTGTGGGTCTACAAGGGCGACCGCTCCGCCACCGGCGAAGCGCCCGTCATCGAGACCCCGGCCGACGAGAAGAAGCCGCGCGGTCCCCGTCGCGACGATGGCAAGCCAGCTGGCCGCCCACGTCCAGGTCCAGGCGCTAAACCAGGCGCACCAGCCGCCCGCCGCGCTGCCAAGCCGGCTGCAGCTGAGAAAGCAGGAGAATAA
- the rplP gene encoding 50S ribosomal protein L16: MLQPSRRKYRKEQKGRNTGISHTTGTSVSFGEFGLKAVARGRITARQIESARRAMTRHIKRGGRIWIRVFPDKPISNKPAEVRMGNGKGNPEYYVAEIRPGKVLYEMDGVAEELAREAFRLAAAKLPLATTFVVRQVGQ, from the coding sequence ATGCTGCAACCAAGCCGCAGGAAATATCGTAAAGAGCAGAAAGGCCGCAACACCGGCATTTCGCACACCACCGGCACCTCGGTGTCGTTCGGCGAGTTCGGCCTGAAGGCCGTGGCACGCGGCCGCATCACCGCGCGCCAGATCGAGTCCGCACGCCGTGCGATGACCCGTCACATCAAGCGTGGTGGCCGTATCTGGATCCGCGTCTTCCCGGACAAGCCGATCTCCAACAAGCCGGCCGAAGTCCGTATGGGTAACGGCAAGGGCAACCCGGAGTACTACGTGGCCGAAATCCGTCCAGGCAAGGTCCTGTACGAAATGGACGGCGTGGCCGAAGAACTGGCGCGCGAAGCGTTCCGCCTGGCTGCTGCCAAACTGCCGCTGGCTACCACCTTCGTGGTGCGCCAGGTCGGC